The following coding sequences are from one Gemmatimonadota bacterium window:
- a CDS encoding NAD(P)(+) transhydrogenase (Re/Si-specific) subunit beta: MRELFTQATYLAASVFFILGLRSLAHPDRARAGMNQAAIGMLLAVLGTVFVQEIVTYEWIVAGLIIGTVIGVPLGTKVQMTAMPQVVAISHGFGALAATLVGINEWIVLDFGHSVSSGTMAALGFETLFGALTVTGSVMAWGKLQEVLPGRPIVWPFQNFINLAMLAGTFGLFGWLIYDPTNAVAFWVMLGLSFALGILMVLPIGGADMPVVVSLLNSYAGLAASATGFAIGNNVLIICGALNGASGLLLSILMSKAMNRSLSNVLFGAFGGAVASNAAGTAGLTVRSTTAEDVAVQLAYASSVIIIPGYGLAVAQAQHVVRELGELIEKKGGEVKYAIHPVAGRMPGHMNVILAEANVPYDRLYDMDEINDQFEQCDVAIVVGANDVVNPAARSDPGSPIFGMPILNADKARSILVLKRSMNAGFAGIENELFYDPKTAMLFGDAKASLTKLVAEIKAL; encoded by the coding sequence ATGCGCGAACTCTTCACGCAGGCCACCTACCTCGCCGCCTCGGTCTTCTTCATTCTCGGGTTGCGCTCGCTGGCGCACCCGGACCGCGCGCGCGCCGGGATGAACCAGGCCGCGATCGGCATGCTGCTCGCCGTCCTCGGCACTGTCTTCGTGCAGGAGATCGTCACCTACGAGTGGATCGTCGCCGGCCTGATCATCGGCACGGTGATCGGCGTTCCGCTCGGCACCAAGGTCCAGATGACCGCGATGCCGCAGGTGGTTGCCATCTCGCACGGCTTCGGCGCGCTCGCGGCGACGCTGGTCGGCATCAACGAGTGGATCGTCCTCGACTTCGGGCACAGTGTCTCGTCGGGCACGATGGCCGCCCTCGGCTTCGAGACGCTCTTCGGCGCCCTCACCGTCACCGGCTCGGTGATGGCGTGGGGCAAGCTGCAAGAAGTGCTGCCTGGCCGGCCCATCGTCTGGCCGTTCCAGAACTTCATCAACCTCGCGATGCTCGCCGGGACCTTCGGACTCTTTGGCTGGCTGATCTACGATCCGACCAACGCCGTCGCGTTCTGGGTGATGCTCGGGCTCTCCTTTGCCCTCGGCATCCTGATGGTGCTCCCGATTGGTGGCGCCGACATGCCGGTGGTCGTCTCGCTGCTGAACAGCTACGCCGGCCTCGCGGCCTCCGCGACCGGCTTCGCGATCGGCAACAACGTGCTGATCATCTGCGGCGCGCTCAATGGCGCCAGCGGCCTGCTGCTCTCGATCCTGATGTCGAAGGCAATGAACCGCTCCCTCTCCAACGTGCTCTTCGGGGCGTTCGGCGGGGCGGTGGCATCGAACGCCGCCGGTACGGCCGGCCTGACCGTCCGCAGCACGACGGCCGAAGACGTCGCGGTGCAGCTCGCGTACGCCTCCTCGGTGATCATCATTCCGGGGTACGGCCTCGCGGTGGCGCAGGCACAGCACGTGGTCCGCGAGCTGGGCGAGCTGATCGAGAAGAAGGGTGGCGAGGTGAAGTACGCCATCCACCCGGTGGCGGGGCGGATGCCGGGCCACATGAATGTGATCCTCGCCGAGGCGAACGTCCCCTACGACCGCCTGTACGACATGGACGAGATCAACGACCAGTTCGAGCAGTGCGACGTGGCCATCGTCGTGGGCGCCAACGACGTGGTCAACCCGGCTGCCCGGAGCGACCCGGGGTCGCCGATCTTCGGGATGCCGATTCTCAACGCCGACAAGGCTCGCAGCATCCTGGTGCTGAAGCGGAGCATGAACGCCGGCTTTGCCGGGATCGAGAACGAGCTCTTCTACGACCCGAAGACCGCGATGCTCTTCGGGGACGCCAAGGCCTCCCTCACCAAGTTGGTGGCCGAGATCAAGGCGCTGTAG
- a CDS encoding NAD(P) transhydrogenase subunit alpha produces the protein MNATTVIQLYVFVLAGFVGYQVISRVPPLLHTPLMSATNAISGISLVGSLVAAGSGDHRISNILGCIAVACAMINVVGGFIITDRMLKMFKRADKPEGGK, from the coding sequence ATGAACGCCACCACCGTCATCCAGCTCTACGTCTTCGTGCTGGCCGGCTTCGTCGGGTACCAGGTGATCAGCCGCGTCCCGCCCCTGCTGCACACACCGCTGATGTCCGCCACGAACGCGATCTCCGGCATCTCGCTGGTCGGCTCGCTGGTCGCGGCCGGCTCCGGCGACCACCGGATCAGCAACATCCTCGGCTGCATCGCCGTCGCCTGCGCCATGATCAATGTCGTGGGCGGCTTCATCATCACCGACCGGATGCTGAAGATGTTCAAGCGCGCCGACAAGCCCGAAGGGGGCAAGTGA
- a CDS encoding NAD(P) transhydrogenase subunit alpha, translated as MRIGVLKEVAPREHRVALTPEAVAKLIKAGATVVIERGAGDAAYCPDAAYVAVGAECVDSATARGADLVCAVQVPEPAAIADCRPGATLVALVGQAAQASLTACAERKVNLLALERVPRITRAQSMDILSSQATVAGYKAVLLGASASARFLPMLTTAAGSLTPAKVLVLGAGVAGLQAIATARRLGAVVTGFDVRAAAAEQVLSLGAKFLAPEAVAGDAETKGGYAKELADEQQQKVLEAVGGAVTVSDLVISTAAIPGRPAPRLITRVMVESMKPGSVIVDVSAETGGNCELTVPGETVVHGGVTILGPLNLPSTLPLHASQMFARNVQTLIEHLRKDGEVVLDVTDEITGAMCLVHDGSLR; from the coding sequence ATGCGTATTGGAGTGCTGAAGGAAGTGGCGCCACGGGAGCATCGCGTGGCCCTGACCCCCGAGGCCGTGGCCAAGTTGATCAAGGCCGGCGCCACGGTGGTCATCGAACGCGGGGCGGGCGACGCCGCCTATTGCCCCGACGCCGCCTACGTGGCGGTCGGGGCTGAGTGCGTCGATTCCGCGACGGCGCGTGGTGCCGATCTCGTCTGCGCGGTGCAGGTCCCAGAGCCAGCCGCGATCGCGGACTGCCGACCCGGCGCAACCCTCGTGGCCCTGGTGGGGCAGGCGGCCCAGGCCAGCCTCACGGCCTGCGCCGAACGCAAGGTGAACCTTCTCGCCCTGGAGCGGGTCCCCCGCATCACCCGGGCGCAGTCGATGGACATTCTGTCGTCGCAGGCGACGGTCGCTGGCTACAAGGCCGTGCTGCTCGGCGCGTCGGCCTCCGCCCGCTTCCTGCCCATGCTCACCACCGCCGCTGGCTCGCTGACGCCGGCGAAGGTCCTGGTGCTCGGCGCCGGTGTGGCGGGCTTGCAGGCGATCGCCACGGCGCGCCGTCTCGGCGCGGTCGTGACGGGATTCGACGTGCGTGCCGCCGCCGCAGAGCAGGTGCTGTCGCTGGGCGCGAAGTTCCTGGCCCCGGAGGCGGTGGCTGGTGATGCGGAGACCAAGGGTGGCTACGCCAAGGAACTGGCGGACGAGCAGCAGCAGAAGGTGCTCGAGGCCGTCGGTGGGGCCGTCACGGTCTCGGATCTCGTCATCTCGACGGCCGCGATTCCGGGCCGTCCTGCGCCACGCCTCATCACTCGGGTCATGGTCGAGAGCATGAAGCCGGGTTCGGTGATCGTCGACGTCTCCGCCGAGACCGGCGGCAATTGCGAGCTGACGGTGCCGGGCGAGACCGTCGTGCACGGCGGCGTCACCATCCTCGGTCCGCTCAACCTCCCGAGCACGCTTCCGCTGCATGCGTCGCAGATGTTCGCGCGCAACGTGCAGACTCTCATCGAGCACCTGCGCAAGGACGGCGAGGTGGTGCTCGACGTGACCGACGAGATCACCGGTGCCATGTGCCTCGTGCACGATGGCTCCCTCCGCTGA
- a CDS encoding aspartate kinase — translation MTPRAARPSVHKFGGASLADASAIRGAVSIIASRPAPRVVVVSALAGVTDLLLEIVTLATAGDANGAIARVAAFRARHHEVAAELFPARQRPAVLGPIEAAADELEALASSLAVLREASARVRDHILGRGERLSALLVSAALQAAGHPATLIEPGDVILTAGPYGGAVPDLEGTRRAARRLLGPLLARGELPVVPGFLGRAPDDGTATLGRGGSDLTATLLARALDASQVTLWKDVPGLLTADPRVVPDARLLPHLHLDEAAELAYYGAKVLHPRALLPLAGRRIPLFVRPFAEPDAPGTEISARRDDDRSPVRALSAVADQALVTISGSGILGVPGMAARTFAALQEAGISVSLIAQASSEYTIDFTMPASVSTEAVQVLRRAFRAEIRTGEINGVEVRNRIAIIAIVGLRMAGHPGIAARVFDALAEGGVNVVAIAQGSSERNISVAVDERSAAEGLRRIHDTFQLGKVGGGRPRRRAGRDVVLLGAGTIGRAVLDLLAAHPARFERLRIVAVVDRRGALIDAEGLSRETLLAIAAAKREGRSLGDLPGARHGTPREVLHDLTHRALVRPILADVTADETLSLLKYAADAGFDLVLANKKPLAAAFADVEALRGVIAARGGALRFEATVGAGLPTIAAIEQLVGTGDRVRRIEGCLSGTLGVVLSALEAGTPFSVAVQDALTRGYTEPDPRDDLSGLDVARKALILGRMLGQRREFDAITPESLVRRGASLSVEKWLSGLARDDAWWAERAAAARAEGAALRYVAAVTPTSIEVGLRAVPRESPLGQLRGAANQLVITSDRYHDSPLVITGPGAGPEVTATGVLADLRALAG, via the coding sequence ATGACACCTCGCGCTGCACGCCCGTCGGTCCACAAGTTCGGCGGTGCCTCCCTCGCCGATGCCTCGGCGATCCGGGGCGCTGTCTCGATCATTGCGAGCCGCCCAGCCCCCCGCGTCGTCGTCGTCTCAGCGCTCGCCGGGGTGACCGACCTCCTCCTTGAGATCGTGACCCTGGCCACCGCAGGCGATGCGAACGGCGCCATCGCCCGCGTCGCCGCCTTCCGCGCGCGCCATCACGAGGTGGCTGCCGAGCTCTTCCCGGCACGACAGCGCCCGGCTGTCCTCGGGCCGATCGAAGCGGCCGCCGACGAACTCGAGGCGCTGGCATCGTCGCTCGCCGTCCTCCGCGAGGCCTCCGCCCGCGTCCGCGACCACATCCTGGGCCGCGGCGAGCGCCTCAGCGCGCTGCTCGTCTCCGCCGCGCTGCAGGCTGCCGGCCACCCCGCCACGTTGATCGAACCGGGTGACGTGATCCTCACCGCTGGGCCGTATGGCGGCGCGGTGCCCGACCTCGAGGGGACGCGCCGCGCGGCGCGACGACTCCTCGGCCCGCTGCTGGCGCGCGGGGAGTTGCCGGTCGTCCCAGGGTTCCTCGGACGCGCCCCGGACGACGGCACCGCGACCCTCGGCCGCGGCGGCTCCGATCTCACGGCGACTCTGCTCGCGCGGGCACTCGACGCCTCGCAGGTGACGTTGTGGAAGGACGTACCCGGCTTGCTGACGGCCGATCCGCGAGTGGTCCCCGACGCCCGCTTGCTGCCGCATCTCCACCTCGATGAGGCGGCCGAGTTGGCGTACTACGGGGCGAAGGTGCTGCACCCGCGCGCGCTGCTGCCGCTCGCCGGGCGCCGCATCCCGCTCTTCGTGCGGCCGTTTGCCGAGCCGGACGCGCCCGGGACGGAGATCTCCGCGCGACGCGACGACGACCGCTCGCCGGTGCGCGCCCTCTCGGCGGTGGCCGACCAGGCGCTGGTCACCATCTCGGGCTCCGGCATTCTCGGCGTGCCGGGGATGGCCGCGCGCACCTTCGCCGCACTGCAGGAAGCCGGCATCTCGGTCTCGCTCATTGCGCAGGCGTCGTCGGAATACACCATCGACTTCACCATGCCGGCGTCGGTGTCGACCGAGGCGGTGCAGGTGTTGCGGCGCGCCTTTCGCGCGGAGATCCGCACCGGTGAGATCAACGGCGTCGAGGTCCGCAACCGGATTGCCATCATCGCCATCGTCGGATTGCGCATGGCCGGCCATCCCGGCATCGCGGCGCGCGTCTTCGATGCGCTCGCCGAGGGTGGCGTGAACGTGGTGGCGATTGCGCAGGGTTCAAGCGAGCGCAACATCTCGGTTGCCGTGGACGAGCGCTCCGCCGCCGAGGGACTGCGACGCATTCACGACACCTTCCAGCTCGGCAAGGTCGGCGGCGGGCGCCCGCGGCGTCGTGCCGGCCGTGACGTCGTGTTGCTCGGGGCGGGTACCATCGGGCGTGCCGTGCTCGACCTCCTGGCCGCGCATCCGGCGCGCTTCGAGCGACTGCGCATCGTGGCCGTGGTCGATCGCCGCGGCGCGCTGATCGACGCCGAGGGGCTGTCGCGCGAGACCCTCCTCGCGATCGCCGCCGCGAAGCGCGAGGGCCGATCGCTCGGCGATCTCCCGGGGGCGCGGCATGGCACACCCCGCGAGGTGCTCCACGACCTCACGCATCGCGCCCTGGTGCGGCCGATCCTCGCCGACGTCACGGCCGACGAGACGCTGTCGCTGCTCAAGTACGCCGCCGATGCGGGCTTCGACTTGGTGCTCGCGAACAAGAAGCCGCTGGCGGCCGCCTTCGCCGACGTCGAGGCGCTGCGGGGTGTCATCGCTGCACGAGGGGGCGCCCTCCGCTTCGAGGCGACCGTCGGCGCCGGCCTCCCGACCATCGCCGCGATCGAACAACTCGTCGGCACCGGCGATCGCGTGCGACGCATCGAAGGCTGCCTCTCGGGCACGTTGGGCGTGGTCCTCTCCGCGCTCGAGGCAGGCACGCCGTTCTCGGTCGCCGTCCAGGATGCACTGACGCGCGGCTACACCGAGCCCGATCCGCGCGACGACCTCAGCGGCCTCGACGTGGCGCGGAAGGCGCTGATTCTCGGCCGCATGTTGGGCCAACGACGCGAGTTCGACGCAATCACGCCGGAGTCGCTGGTGCGCCGGGGCGCGTCGCTCTCCGTCGAGAAGTGGTTGAGTGGCCTCGCACGCGACGACGCCTGGTGGGCCGAACGCGCCGCGGCGGCACGCGCCGAGGGCGCCGCGCTGCGCTATGTCGCGGCGGTCACGCCGACCAGCATCGAGGTCGGCCTGCGCGCGGTCCCGCGCGAATCACCACTCGGCCAGCTCCGCGGTGCCGCCAATCAGTTGGTGATCACCTCCGACCGCTATCACGACTCGCCCCTCGTCATCACCGGCCCCGGCGCCGGCCCCGAGGTCACCGCAACAGGGGTCCTCGCCGACCTGCGGGCATTGGCGGGATGA
- a CDS encoding homoserine kinase, with amino-acid sequence MTARESVSVFAPGSVGNVGPGLDILGLAIAGAGDTVRAEWSEGRGIVVRDAGHPDLPTDPTRNTAAIAAQAVVRRAGIAGGIALHITKGLPLSGGQGGSAASAVAGAVAANLLCGAGLDRNALLECAMEAEASVAGRHADNLAPSLLGGLVLVRSVEPMDVVQLPLPASLRVVLVQPEQRLNTRDARAVLPADVSRDIALHQAAHVAAMVAGACLGDLQLLGRGLDDRIAEPARRRLLPGFEEAQRAARIAGALGGSISGAGPTAFALVEDDIIGARVLDAMQRAYAAAGMPTSGRVAEVDFQGAREL; translated from the coding sequence ATGACGGCCCGCGAGTCGGTCTCGGTCTTTGCGCCTGGGTCGGTCGGCAATGTCGGCCCCGGCCTCGACATCCTCGGCCTCGCGATTGCCGGCGCGGGTGACACGGTGCGCGCCGAATGGTCCGAGGGGCGCGGCATCGTGGTGCGCGATGCCGGACACCCCGACCTCCCGACCGATCCCACGCGCAACACCGCGGCGATCGCGGCGCAGGCAGTGGTGCGTCGTGCCGGCATTGCTGGCGGGATCGCCCTGCACATCACCAAGGGATTGCCGCTTTCCGGCGGCCAAGGTGGCAGCGCCGCCTCGGCGGTCGCCGGCGCGGTGGCCGCGAACCTTCTCTGTGGGGCCGGGCTCGACCGCAACGCGCTGCTCGAGTGTGCGATGGAGGCCGAGGCGAGCGTCGCCGGGCGCCACGCCGACAACCTGGCGCCATCGCTGCTCGGCGGCCTGGTCCTGGTGCGCAGCGTCGAGCCGATGGATGTCGTGCAACTTCCCCTCCCCGCGTCGCTGCGCGTCGTACTCGTGCAGCCGGAGCAGCGCCTCAATACGCGCGATGCGCGCGCGGTCCTGCCGGCAGACGTTTCTCGTGACATTGCATTGCATCAAGCGGCACACGTGGCGGCGATGGTGGCCGGCGCCTGTCTCGGCGACCTGCAATTGCTCGGACGCGGGCTCGATGATCGCATCGCGGAGCCGGCGCGACGCCGCCTGCTGCCGGGCTTCGAGGAGGCGCAGCGTGCCGCACGCATCGCGGGCGCCCTGGGCGGCTCGATCAGCGGCGCGGGCCCAACCGCCTTCGCGTTGGTCGAGGACGACATCATCGGAGCGCGAGTCCTCGACGCGATGCAACGGGCCTACGCAGCAGCCGGGATGCCGACGAGCGGACGGGTGGCCGAGGTGGACTTTCAGGGAGCGAGGGAGCTGTGA